A single window of Eucalyptus grandis isolate ANBG69807.140 chromosome 1, ASM1654582v1, whole genome shotgun sequence DNA harbors:
- the LOC108958277 gene encoding outer envelope pore protein 37, chloroplastic produces the protein MADPSSSPPPPPIPSLLLPPYSPPPPPPPPGPPPPPPPPQQQPRILFSFPKRPALRVTSEYDSESSVFFHKVSCKLLDGLAKLKLSFRNDRKGEVAEPQLAFVSKHLSLHYDVEEQNALLKSAFDVGPRLHLKAEHDVKAQQGVMSLVADLAEPGYALELSSPVPTVGLPKATLKFPLGEVSLEEREEEEVKKTLSINGILKSQIWNGVCSAQYAEEELKLRYAFKDEELSFIPTISLPSNALSVALKRRFSPSSKLSYWYNFDTDYWSAVYKHTYGKDFKFKAGYDLEARLGWASLWVGDEVGKAKTAPMKMKVQFMLQVPQDDINSSLLMFRVKKRWDI, from the exons ATGGCCGACCCGTCCTCCTCGCCGCCCCCTCCTCCGATCCCTAGCCTCCTCCTCCCGCCAtactcgccgccgcctccgccgccgccccccggtccgccgccgccgccgccgccgccgcagcagcagcCGCGGATCCTCTTCTCGTTCCCGAAGCGGCCGGCCCTCCGGGTCACCTCCGAGTACGACAGCGAGAGCTCCGTCTTCTTCCACAAGGTCTCGTGCAAGCTCCTCGATGGCCTCGCCAAGCTCAAGCTCTCCTTCCGCAACGACCGGAAGGGCGAGGTCGCGGAGCCCCAGCTGGCCTTCGTCTCCAAGCACCTCTCCCTCCACTACGACGTCGAGGAGCAGAACGCGCTCCTCAAGTCGGCGTTCGACGTCGGGCCCAGGCTGCACCTCAAGGCCGAGCACGATGTCAAG GCACAACAAGGAGTTATGTCGCTGGTTGCGGACCTTGCTGAACCCGGTTATGCGCTCGAGCTGTCGTCTCCCGTACCTACTGTGGGATTG CCAAAGGCGACACTAAAGTTCCCTCTTGGTGAAGTCTCactggaagaaagagaagaggaggaagtgaAGAAAACGTTGTCAATAAATGGGATTCTTAAAAGTCAAATCTGGAATGGAGTGTGCAGTGCCCAATATGCTGAGGAAGAACTGAAACTAAGATATGCTTTTAAG GATGAGGAGCTGTCGTTTATCCCAACCATTTCTCTGCCTTCAAATGCTCTCTCAGTTGCGCTCAAGCGTAGATTTAGTCCTTCTAGCAAGTTGAG CTACTGGTACAATTTCGATACCGATTACTGGAGTGCAGTCTACAAGCATACTTATGGCAAGGATTTCAAGTTTAAGGCTGGGTATGATTTGGAGGCCCGCCTAGGTTGGGCGTCTCTTTGG GTTGGAGATGAAGTTGGCAAAGCGAAGACAGCGCCAATGAAGATGAAAGTTCAGTTCATGCTCCAAGTGCCACAGGACGACATTAACTCATCACTCTTGATGTTCCGTGTTAAAAAGAGGTGGGATATATGA
- the LOC120292852 gene encoding uncharacterized protein LOC120292852, giving the protein MAFGSISDIWNKWNIRGFVILSLSLQIFPINKSQVIPTMLVFLAGVTKNAERLQALNLSSFPRLRESMLSGIRLGKTILSQGADDKLIEEVNALEDGYSDGEEAKLAKRTVVKHAYYFFQIFNVFIGNLIFKREEREMSRKYFCKVSAIDALRVISVELNFMYEVLYTKALAIHSRWSYIFRLIDFTSIVLAFILFNRLQKDGLSKLDVEITYSLLFGGIALDVIALFMLVFSDWTVARIQWYNTGSSKLDSFLHKLVSITDELRKPRFVTCEVEHNSNVIYMVLDTPLIFRRWSESISACNLFSETLKESLTKMYKRDRPWGITTFSNIYNFSFCVAKKIISCLQEASEKIIRGHGPRERLMIANTKHVSKNPFIKKLWIYIFKEVKRKSKNADDPAEVRKIFEARGNLFLESQPVGIECGHLLLYVTEVNYDASIIMWHLATEMWYNNEKSTGKNDEREFSKILSDYMIYLCLNQPNVAFVISIVRK; this is encoded by the exons ATGGCATTTGGCTCCATTTCAGATATTTGGAATAAGTGGAACATCCGAGGTTTCGTTATACTAAGCCTCTCGCTTCAG ATATTTCCCATCAACAAGTCACAGGTGATCCCCACGATGTTGGTGTTTCTTGCTGGGGTCACAAAAAATGCGGAAAGGTTACAAGCACTTAATCTCTCGAGCTTCCCAAGGCTTAGGgaatcaatgctctcgggcatCCGGCTTGGAAAAACGATACTCTCACAAGGTGCAGATGACAAATTAATTGAAGAAGTCAATGCTCTAGAGGATGGATACTCTGATGGAGAAGAAGCAAAGCTTGCTAAGAGGACCGTGGTGAAGCATGCTTACTActtttttcaaatctttaatGTCTTCATTGGGAACCTTATATTCAAACGCGAGGAACGCGAAATGAGCCGAAAGTATTTTTGCAAAGTTTCTGCAATAGATGCATTAAGGGTGATATCAGTTGAACTTAATTTCATGTACGAGGTGCTCTATACAAAAGCTTTGGCAATACATTCCAGGTGGAGCTACATTTTCCGCTTAATAGACTTCACTAGCATTGTGTTGGCTTTCATTTTATTCAATCGCTTGCAGAAGGATGGGCTCTCTAAACTTGATGTAGAAATTACTTATTCCCTTCTTTTTGGAGGAATTGCTCTTGATGTGATAGCTCTGTTCATGCTTGTTTTCTCCGATTGGACTGTTGCTAGAATCCAGTGGTATAACACAGGATCATCTAAACTAGATTCATTTCTCCACAAGTTGGTATCTATCACGGATGAGCTGAGAAAGCCCCGCTTCGTCACATGTGAAGTAGAGCATAATAGCAATGTTATTTACATGGTCTTAGATACACCATTAATATTTCGAAGGTGGTCGGAATCCATCTCTGCTTGCAACCTTTTTTCTGAGACTTTGAAGGAGAGTCTGACAAAGATGTATAAGCGTGATCGTCCTTGGGGCATCACCACTTTTTCTAATATctacaatttttcattttgtgtgGCTAAAAAGATCATCTCTTGTCTCCAAGAAGCTAGTGAGAAAATTATAAGAGGCCATGGTCCAAGGGAAAGACTAATGATTGCAAATACAAAGCACGTGTCAAAGAATCCCTTTATTAAGAAACTATGGATTTATATCTTTAAGGAGGTCAAACGCAAATCCAAGAATGCAGATGATCCGGCAgaggtgaggaaaatatttgaGGCTCGAGGTAATCTATTTCTCGAAAGTCAGCCGGTGGGGATCGAATGTGGCCATCTTTTACTATATGTCACTGAGGTTAATTACGACGCTAGTATAATAATGTGGCATCTTGCTACTGAAATGTGGTACAACAACGAAAAATCCACAGGcaaaaatgatgaaagagaaTTCAGTAAGATCCTCTCCGACTACATGATATATCTTTGCCTTAATCAGCCCAACGTGGCGTTTGTAATAAGCATCGTTCGTAAATGA
- the LOC104455721 gene encoding inositol 1,3,4-trisphosphate 5/6-kinase 4, producing MAKAVRGVILDESVLSAAIGDGWSLQPDADPLLRRLRHSRIPTGILNEDDASAEKVGLLKKLATTYSFRYFSFNPFSIDEATHDIREAWGETEGHILYVVSETKKEACIRLRSCSWLTTVVKLNSGSKCEDWGLHINMLGELPLTICNLIKKESGNDVLKVGYIMKPSREEDFAKRGAFPMRPTQNGLCFVPLIFKLPLASQLKGVDLVLHKATDEIVSFNLNSSSELTERVTFSEGMQELKRYLEHNPQCCVIDPFDKVYPVLDRLEIQNLLCGLRDLSMKDSCKIRSPHHLKVDTFNEPELITRLSEAKLSPPFIVKPQVACGVADAHSMAIVFKVEDFKDLKVPVPAIIQEYVDHSSTLYKFYVLGDKVFHAVKTSIPNGDTLMKLPGRNGQQPLLFDSLKSLPTATNSQFGGDDGSIAKISAASLNIDLVNDAAKWLSKRLGLTVFGFDVVVQDETRDHVIVDVNYLPSFKEVPDDIAIPAFWRAIRRSYELRRTN from the exons atggcgaAGGCAGTGAGAGGAGTGATCCTCGACGAGTCGGTGCTGTCGGCCGCGATCGGAGATGGCTGGTCTCTGCAACCGGACGCCGACCCTCTTCTCCGCAGGCTTCGCCACTCTCGGATCCCCAcg GGAATCTTGAACGAGGACGATGCGTCGGCTGAGAAG GTGGGTCTTTTGAAAAAGCTGGCAACAACATACTCCTTCCGTTACTTTAGCTTCAATCCTTTCTCCATAGATGAAGCCACACATGATATTCGCGAAGCTTGGGGGGAAACTGAAGGGCATATTCTGTACGTAGTCTCCGAGACTAAGAAGGAAGCCTGCATTAGATTGCGAAGCTGCAGTTGGTTGACCACTGTTGTCA AACTCAATAGTGGCAGTAAGTGTGAGGATTGGGGCTTGCACATTAACATGCTCGGAGAACTCCCTTTGACTATATGCAACTTAATTAAAAAG GAAAGTGGAAATGATGTCCTGAAAGTTGGTTACATCATGAAGCCATCACGTGAAGAAGACTTTGCTAAG AGAGGGGCATTCCCGATGCGTCCTACTCAAAATGGGCTGTGTTTCGTGCCTCTCATCTTCAAACTCCCACTAGCTTCTCAATTAAAAGGGGTTGACTTGGTTCTTCATAAAGCAACTGACGAAATAGTatccttcaacttgaacagcTCCTCAGAACTAACTGAAAGAGTTACATTTAGTGAAGGCATGCAAGAACTGAAAAG GTACTTGGAGCATAATCCACAGTGTTGTGTCATTGATCCATTTGATAAAGTTTACCCTGTATTGGATCGACTGGAGATTCAAAACTTACTATGTGGACTACGGGATCTGAGCATGAAGGACAGTTGTAAAATCAGGAGTCCCCATCATCTCAAG GTTGATACTTTCAATGAGCCTGAATTAATAACAAGACTTTCAGAAGCAAAGCTATCTCCTCCCTTCATAGTAAAGCCACAAGTTGCCTGTGGAGTAGCTGATGCGCATAGTATG GCAATTGTTTTCAAGGTGGAGGATTTCAAAGATCTGAAAGTTCCAGTTCCAGCAATCATTCAG GAGTACGTTGATCATTCTTCTACCTTGTATAAATTTTATGTCCTGGGAGATAAAGTTTTCCATGCTGTTAAAACATCTATCCCAAATGGTGATACGCTGATGAAATTACCTGGAAGAAACGGACAACAACCTCTACTCTTTGACAG TTTGAAATCTCTGCCCACTGCCACAAACTCTCAGTTTGGTGGAGATGATGGCTCTATTGCCAAGATTTCTGCTGCATCTCTCAATATTGATCTGGTCAATGATGCTGCAAAGTGGCTTTCCAAAAGGCTTGGCCTGACCGTCTTTGGTTTTGATGTTGTC GTTCAGGATGAAACTCGGGATCATGTAATCGTAGATGTGAACTATCTCCCGTCATTCAAGGAGGTGCCTGATGACATCGCAATACCTGCATTTTGGCGTGCTATTAGAAGGAGCTACGAACTGAGGAGGACGAACTGA
- the LOC104452577 gene encoding probable thiol methyltransferase 2 isoform X2: MATEQMQGETEETAATLLLPNLLAFQELIHSFPEDGWEKCWEQGLTPWDLGKPTPILQQLHQMGALPKGRALVPGCGTGYDVVSIACPERYVVGIDISEIALNRAVHLFSSSPNANHFIFLKEDFFTWHPTELFDLIFDYTFFCAIEPEMRVAWAEQMSGLLRPDGELITLMFPISDHIGGPPYKVSISDYEEVLCPMGFEAISIMDNELAVGPRKGKEKIGRWRKIRVNSLM, translated from the exons ATGGCGACCGAACAAATGCAGGGAGAGACGGAGGAGACCGCGGCGACATTGTTATTGCCGAATCTACTAGCTTTCCAAGAGCTGATCCACAGCTTTCCTGAAG ATGGTTGGGAGAAGTGCTGGGAGCAAGGATTGACCCCTTGGGATTTAGGAAAACCGACCCCAATACTTCAGCAGCTTCACCAGATGGGTGCTCTTCCAAAAGGCAGGGCTCTTGTTCCTGGATGTGGCACG GGCTATGATGTGGTATCTATAGCCTGTCCTGAACGCTATGTTGTGGGAATAGACATATCAGAAATCGCCCTAAATAGAGCAGTACAT CTGTTCTCTTCATCACCAAATGCAAATCATTTCATCTTCCTGAAGGAGGATTTCTTCACTTGGCATCCGACAGAGCTCTTTGATCTTATTTTTGATTATAC GttcttttgtgcaattgagCCGGAAATGAGAGTAGCATGGGCAGAGCAAATGAGTGGATTATTGAGACCAGATGGCGAGCTCATCACCCTGATGTTTCCG ATCAGCGATCACATTGGTGGACCTCCTTATAAAGTGTCGATATCAGA TTATGAGGAGGTATTGTGTCCCATGGGCTTCGAAGCTATCTCCATTATGGATAATGAACTGGCTGTTGGACCCCGCAAG ggaaaggaaaagattgGAAGGTGGAGGAAGATAAGAGTCAACTCTTTGATGTGA
- the LOC104452577 gene encoding probable thiol methyltransferase 2 isoform X1 — translation MRTPSFAPSLTAIVTSSARAPRPAIPFPPSPRRNLSRDRGCEADAGAPMPADGGEDDGAAAKSKLATHVDRIKRVVRGESTDGWEKCWEQGLTPWDLGKPTPILQQLHQMGALPKGRALVPGCGTGYDVVSIACPERYVVGIDISEIALNRAVHLFSSSPNANHFIFLKEDFFTWHPTELFDLIFDYTFFCAIEPEMRVAWAEQMSGLLRPDGELITLMFPISDHIGGPPYKVSISDYEEVLCPMGFEAISIMDNELAVGPRKGKEKIGRWRKIRVNSLM, via the exons ATGCGAACTCCCTCTTTTGCTCCTTCTTTGACCGCCATCGTGACGTCATCCGCCCGAGCTCCGCGGCCGGCCATCCCGTTCCCGCCCTCTCCGCGCCGCAATCTCAGCCGCGACCGCGGCTGCGAGGCGGACGCCGGCGCCCCGATGCCCGCGGACGGCGGAGAAGACGACGGCGCCGCCGCCAAGTCCAAGCTCGCCACCCACGTCGATCGGATCAAGCGGGTCGTCCGTGGAGAGTCCACCG ATGGTTGGGAGAAGTGCTGGGAGCAAGGATTGACCCCTTGGGATTTAGGAAAACCGACCCCAATACTTCAGCAGCTTCACCAGATGGGTGCTCTTCCAAAAGGCAGGGCTCTTGTTCCTGGATGTGGCACG GGCTATGATGTGGTATCTATAGCCTGTCCTGAACGCTATGTTGTGGGAATAGACATATCAGAAATCGCCCTAAATAGAGCAGTACAT CTGTTCTCTTCATCACCAAATGCAAATCATTTCATCTTCCTGAAGGAGGATTTCTTCACTTGGCATCCGACAGAGCTCTTTGATCTTATTTTTGATTATAC GttcttttgtgcaattgagCCGGAAATGAGAGTAGCATGGGCAGAGCAAATGAGTGGATTATTGAGACCAGATGGCGAGCTCATCACCCTGATGTTTCCG ATCAGCGATCACATTGGTGGACCTCCTTATAAAGTGTCGATATCAGA TTATGAGGAGGTATTGTGTCCCATGGGCTTCGAAGCTATCTCCATTATGGATAATGAACTGGCTGTTGGACCCCGCAAG ggaaaggaaaagattgGAAGGTGGAGGAAGATAAGAGTCAACTCTTTGATGTGA
- the LOC104428902 gene encoding uncharacterized protein LOC104428902 — MLVFLTGITKNVERLQALNLSSFSRLRKSMLLSLQSKKIAFLTNESLHDDEGDQLIKELNVQQGARYFDEEVKLPESTMVKHAHYFFQIFRVFIGNLIFIYEDREMSHKYFRNVSAIDALRVISVELNFIYEVLYTKALKHGLSKLDVEITYSLSFGGIALEVIALFMLVFSDWTVAGIKRYNTGSSKLDSFLHKLVSATDDLRKPRFVMGGVERNINAAYMVLDTPFIFRRWSESISACNLCFETSKESSRKMYKYHRCSSNFRLYEAEKIISCLHQASKQIVGGCGLRKKLMIANTKYVSNNPFIKKLWIYIFKEVKRKSDNANNLREVRKIFEARGDLFLYSCPVGIECHHLLPYVAQANYDTCIIMWHLATEMLYNKDSIAENDEREFSKFISDYMMYLFLNQPKVVSNVGGIAQMTSAELLNQLRPHANGATRDVEGLCRRLSRNFEAGNLAQEMERLGDMKWKVISGVWVEMLSYAASHVKGEAHAQVLSKGGELLTFVWLLMAHFGCLYIPEWGMHYERLGEWTNWSRF, encoded by the exons ATGCTGGTGTTTCTTACCGGGATCACAAAAAATGTGGAGAGGTTACAAGCACTTAATCTCTCTAGCTTCTCAAGGCTTAGGAAATCGATGCTCTTGAGCCTTCAGTCTAAAAAAATTGCGTTCTTAACTAATGAGTCTCTTCATGACGATGAAGGTGACCAATTGATTAAAGAACTCAATGTTCAACAGGGAGCTAGATATTTCGATGAAGAAGTGAAGCTTCCTGAGAGCACTATGGTGAAGCATGCTCACTACTTTTTTCAAATCTTTAGGGTCTTCATTGGAAATCTCATCTTCATATATGAGGATCGCGAAATGAGCCATAAATATTTCCGCAATGTTTCTGCAATAGATGCATTGAGGGTGATTTCGGTTGAACTCAACTTCATTTATGAAGTGCTCTACACAAAAGCGTTG AAGCATGGGCTCTCCAAACTCGATGTGGAAATTACTTATTCCCTCTCTTTTGGAGGGATTGCTCTTGAAGTGATAGCTCTATTCATGCTTGTTTTCTCCGATTGGACTGTTGCTGGAATCAAGCGGTACAACACAGGATCATCTAAACTAGATTCATTTCTCCATAAGTTGGTATCCGCCACAGATGACCTAAGGAAGCCTCGCTTCGTCATGGGTGGAGTAGAGCGTAACATCAATGCTGCTTACATGGTCTTAGACACACCATTTATATTTCGAAGGTGGTCGGAATCCATCTCTGCTTGCAACCTTTGCTTTGAGACCTCGAAGGAGAGTTCGAGAAAGATGTATAAGTATCATCGTTGCTCTAGCAATTTTCGACTCTATGAGGCTGAAAAGATCATCTCTTGTCTCCATCAAGCTAGTAAGCAAATTGTCGGAGGCTGTGGTCTGAGGAAAAAACTAATGATTGCAAATACGAAGTACGTGTCCAACAATCCATTTATTAAGAAGTTATGGATCTATATTTTCAAGGAGGTGAAACGCAAATCCGACAATGCAAATAATTTGAGAGAGGTGAGGAAGATATTTGAGGCTCGAGGTGATTTGTTTCTCTATAGTTGCCCGGTGGGGATAGAGTGCCACCATCTTTTGCCATATGTCGCCCAGGCTAATTATGACACTTGTATAATAATGTGGCATCTTGCTACTGAAATGTTGTACAACAAAGATTCCATAGCTGAAAACGATGAAAGGGAATTCAGTAAGTTCATCTCCGACTATATGATGTATCTTTTCCTTAATCAGCCTAAGGTGGTGTCCAATGTGGGGGGCATTGCCCAAATGACATCAGCGGAATTATTGAACCAGCTACGGCCCCATGCCAATGGCGCGACCAGGGATGTGGAGGGGCTATGTAGGAGATTGTCAAGAAACTTCGAAGCGGGAAATTTGGCCCAAGAGATGGAAAGGCTTGGGGATATGAAGTGGAAGGTGATAAGCGGAGTGTGGGTTGAGATGTTATCATATGCAGCAAGTCATGTAAAGGGAGAGGCACATGCGCAGGTGCTAAGCAAAGGTGGGGAGCTTCTAACCTTTGTTTGGCTATTGATGGCTCATTTTGGCTGTCTATATATACCTGAATGGGGCATGCATTATGAACGCCTGGGGGAATGGACCAATTGGTCTCGCTTCTGA